DNA sequence from the Nocardia sp. BMG111209 genome:
CGAACGCGTCGAGCTGTTTGTCGCGCCCGGCGAGTTCGGGCGGCCGCTGACCGGCGCCCGGGGCGTACGGATTTCGCACGGGGTCCATGCCGCTACACCGTAGCGCGTCCGCAGCGAAATATCGGACCATCTAGACCTTCTCCTAGACAGGGGCATCGAATGCTGTCCGGCGGTCCGGGCGGGACCGGTCGACTCCCGGGGCGAACGGCGAAACCCTCTAGGCTGTGGGCATGTCCGAGGAGTCTGGTCCCGGGGAGTCGGTTCCCACGGTCGCGGCGGTCGTCGAATCCTGGAAGGTGCCGGACGACGCTCCGGTCGCCCTCCAGATCCGGCACAACATCCTGGTGGCGATCGAAGGTGGCTATGACGACCCGCAACTCGTCGCCGATCTCGCCGTCGGGCCGCTGGTGGTCGCGGTGGGCCGGCTCGAGGTGGACCTGGCCGACGCGCGCCGCCGGATCGCCGAACTGGAGCGGGAGCTGGCCCGCGGCGGTACGGAATGAGCCGCGCCGCGGGGTACGGAATGAGCCGCGAATCCCTTACGCCGGAGTCCGTAACGCACCCGCACGTAGGTTCGATAACAGCTGTAGCCGAGCCGATATCGCGTCGTGATCCTGCCGCCGATGCCGTCGTTGCTCGGCGTGTCCTGGGCTTTTGCGCTGGGGCACAAAAGTGCCAGCCGTTCGAGTGGACAAGCGTCCCGGCGTAGCCGTAATCTTCTCGTGACTTAACGAAGTCAGTCGCTTCACGGCAGAGAAGTGGCTCGTTGGGTCAGCTTCACACAGGAGACTCGGTTCGGTGGGTAGACACAGCTTGCAACGGGAATCTCGGCTTCCGAGTTCCGTGAAGGGTGCGCTCGTCATGGGCGCCGTTGCCGCCTCGACCGGTGCGATACCGGCTATTTCGAGCGCTGCCACTATCAATGTTCCCGGCATCGGCAACTTCGATGTTCCGGTCGGTTCGGAGTTCGACCAGCAGGTCGCTGCGGCCAACCAGGCGCTCGCCGATCACGCCGATCAGATCAAGGCCGCTCAGCAGGTCCTCGCGCCGCAGTCGATGGCGCCGCTGCAGGGCCCCGGTATGCCGGGTGTCCCGATGCTGCCCGACCTGTTCCATCAGCAGGACCACAGCGTCGGCAACCAGGCGCTGGACGTGGCCCGCTCCAAGATCGGCGCCGAGTACGTGTGGGGCGCCTCCGGCCCGGCCAATTTCGACTGCTCCGGCCTGGTGCAGTGGGCCTACAAGCAGGTCGGTATCGACCTGCCGCGCACCAGCTTCGAGCAGTCGCACGTCGGCCAGCCGATCGCCTTCGAGGATCTGCAGCCCGGCGATCTGGTCATCCAGAACGGCGGCGGCCACGTGGCCATGTACGCCGGCGACGGTAAGATCCTGCAGGCGCCGCAGTCCGGTGAGACGGTCAGCTACGCCCACCTCAACCCCGACTCGATCGTCACCGCCCGCCGGGTGTCCTGAGCGAGAGTTCGTACCCGCTCGGTTCACGTCGGCCGGTCTCGAAGCCGACGTGAACCCGAGGAGTACTTCTGGAGCAGCACCCCGGTAGTGCCCGCGTCGACTCCTGGACCTGGGCCGTCCGTTTGTTCAAGACCCGTTCCGCCGCGGCCGAAGCGTGCCGCGGCGGACACGTGCGTGTGAACGGCACTCCCGTCAAACCCGCTCATCAGGTGAAACCCGGTGACGAGGTACGGATTCGGGTGGCCGGGCACG
Encoded proteins:
- a CDS encoding C40 family peptidase produces the protein MGAVAASTGAIPAISSAATINVPGIGNFDVPVGSEFDQQVAAANQALADHADQIKAAQQVLAPQSMAPLQGPGMPGVPMLPDLFHQQDHSVGNQALDVARSKIGAEYVWGASGPANFDCSGLVQWAYKQVGIDLPRTSFEQSHVGQPIAFEDLQPGDLVIQNGGGHVAMYAGDGKILQAPQSGETVSYAHLNPDSIVTARRVS